TGCACGATATCCTTAATGTGTTGTATTTTAATAAGTTTGAGGAGGAAAAATGATGTTGGCAGGACTTTCTGAAACCATTTGCGATTTAAAAAAGAGAATAGACCATCTCGGAGAATGTCTTTGACGTCATTGAGAAGAATAATCAAATCAAAGATATGGAAAAAACTTCTCAGAATGAGAATTTCTGGAGTGAACAGGGAAAAGCTCGCGAAACCCTCAAGAATAAGAACAAGCTGGAGATTATTGTCAATAACTGGAAAAAGCTTGAGCGCAATATCAATGATATAGAAATGTTGTATAATCTGGCTTGCGAGGAAAATGATGAAACAATGCTAGAAGAGATTGAAAAAGACACTGATAAGCTTAAATCATCTGTAAGGGATGAAGAGTTCAAACTGATGCTGGGTTCAGAGCAGGATCCTATGAATACTATCATGACAATTCATGCGGGTGCCGGCGGGACAGAAGCTCAGGATTGGGCGGAAATGCTCTTACGAATGTATTTACGATGGGCGGAAAGGAAGGGATTTTCAACCAGCATTATTGATTATCAACCCGGAGATGAAGCCGGTGTCAAGAGCGTATCCATAACTATGGAAGGCGGATATGCTTATGGTTATGCCAAGGCAGAAATCGGGATTCACAGGTTGGTGAGGATATCACCTTTCGATGCGGGTGCTCGCAGACATACTTCATTTGCCTCCGTGTTTGTCTATCCTGAAGTTGATGATGAAATAGTTATAGAGGTTGATGAAAAAGATCTTCGCATAGATACGTATAGAGCTACCGGAGCAGGGGGACAGCATGTTAATAAGACAGATTCAGCAGTGAGAATTACCCATTTACCAACGGGCATCGTTGTACAATGCCAGAATGAACGATCTCAGCATAAGAATAAGGCTATCGCAATGAAATTCTTGAAATCGCGGCTGTATGAAATGGAGCTTCAGGAACAAAAAAAGAAAATTGATGAAATGAACAAGGATAAGAAAGACATTGCATGGGGAAGCCAGATTCGATCATATATCCTTCACCCCTATAAACTCGTTAAAGATCATCGAACAAACATGGAGATTGGCAATGTAAACAGGGTATTAGATGGTGACATAGATGATCTTATTGAGGCATATCTGTTGACTTAATTAAACTGTATGTGGAAATTTTAAAATGTGGTATATGCGATCTGCCGTTCACAACTCGGTTACTAAAGTTGTTTGGATGTAAACATATACAAATAGAAAGGAGTCCATCGAGATGTCGAGAGAAAGCTTTTTTCTCCTGTCAATTATAACCATGCTCTTTTTTTTCACTCAAATTAGTTTTATTGGTGATGCATATGGACAGACAATAACAGGAAAGGAAACATCCCGCAAAGCTATTACGGCCGAGAAATTAGCAGGCACTAATAATGTACAAAAGACGATAGATTTCACCGTTATTGAAGATCCCTCTAATCAAAAGCAAAAAGAACAGTCCATTAAAGACACATCATCGGAACTGAAAAACGCGTCTCCTTCAAATGGGATGTTGAAAGAGCAGAAAAGGGCAGAAAAGGGCAGGGATGTAATGGAAGAGGCTCTTGAATTGCTTAATGAGTCGAGAGCTTACTGGGTCAAGGACGATCTGGAAAATGCCCTGGACCTGCTCGATCAGGCTTATGCACTGATACTGGATACAAATGGAGAACCGGATATAGCTCGTCAAAAAGACGACATGCGTTTACTGATATCAAAGCAACTCCTTACGATTTACTCATCGAAGCATACAACTACAAATGGTCAAAGAAGTGAAATACCGCATATCGTCAACTCGGATATAGAGAAAGAAATCAGGCTCTTTCAAACAGTAGAGAAAGATTTTTTTATCCAGTCATACGGTCGTTCTGGCCTTTATCGTCCCATTATTTTGAGGGAGTTAAAAAAAGCGGGGTTGCCTGAAGAGTTATCGTGGCTTCCCCTCGTTGAAAGTGGATTTAAAATTCACGCGTTATCCCGTGCGCGTGCCCTAGGTCTATGGCAATTTATTCCGTCCACAGGTTATAAATATGGACTGAACCGTGACGAATGGATTGATGAAAGAATGGATGTCGAAAAATCAACCAGGGCGGCCATAGATTATTTAAAGGAACTGCACGGTATGTTCGGTGATTGGCTAACAGTTCTGGCCGCATACAACTGTGGAGAAGGAAGGGTTCTTAAAGTTATATCAAGGCAACATATCAATTATTTTGATCGATTCTGGGACCTTTATCACCAACTTCCTTATGAGACGGCGCGTTATGTACCCCGTTTTTTAGCAACTCTACAAATAATAAGAGATCCCAAAAAGTACGGTATTGATCTAAATGAAGGTTTTGATAAACAAGGCTCCTACCGCTATGAAACAGTAAAAACGCAGAAATCCATGCGTTTACAGGATATTGCACATTACCTCGGAGCATCTGATGATATTCTTATTTCCCTTAATTCGGAACTAAGACAAAAAATCACACCTGACAAAGAATATAATCTCAAAGTGCCCCCGGAAATGGCCGAAAAATTTGCCAGGGTTGTAAATGAAATTCCAAAATGTGAAAAACCCCGCCAGGTATTTATCAATTATAAGGCAAAACGTGGAGAAACCATCGTTTCAATCGCTCGGAAATTTAAAACGTCTGTAAGTGCGATTATGACCTATAATAACATATCCGGCAGAAAAAAGATCAAGGCCGGTCAGCGGTTGGTTATACCTGTTCAGGGATCTAACTATGCAAAAGTTAAATCAACTCAAAGAACTGACAATGTAAATATTCAGACAAACGGAGAATTAAGCAAATACACGGTTAAAAAAGGCGATACACTGTCATCTGTTGCGAGGCGTTTTGATACTTCTGTTAATGAAATTAAAAGATTAAATAATTTTAAAAACAGAAAAACCCTCAAACCCGGTCAGGTCATCATGATTAGTTCCAGAAACGCGGAAAAGCAACAAAGCAACAGCGCCGATAAAGAAACTCCTAAAAAAGGGAGTAAGAAAGGCAAGGAGGTGGTTACGACTACCGTGTCAAAAAAATATACTGTTCAAAAGGGAGATAACTTGGACAAAATTGCGAAGAAAAATGGAGTAAGCCTTGATAAAATACTTGAAATCAATAAATTAGCCCGTGAAGATAACATACATCCGGGGCAGGTTATAATCGTGAAATAATATCACTATTATTCAATCTGATAACCTTTCAACATGGTGAAGAGTTCCTGTTCTTTTTCTTTCATTTTCTGTGCCTTATCTTTGCTTGTATTTTCATGGTTGTAATTAAGTAAATGAAGGATACCATGAATCATAAGGAATTCCAGCTCATCATTGAATTCGATACCAGCTTCATCGGCATCTTTCATTGCTGTTTCCACAGAAATAACAATGTCACCGAGGATGTTAGGATTTATATTCCCAAATTCTCCTTCTGCAAGAGAGAAGCTGATAACATTCGTGGGATAATCCCGATTTAAATAACGGCTGTTAATTTCTCTTATTTCATTGTCATCAACAAAAAGCAGGCTGATTTCTTTATCTTCACATTGAAGATAACTTAAAATTATATTCATTACTCGCCGTACATGCCGAAGATCAACGTTTATTGTTTTTTGCCTGTCTTCGATCAGTATTGACGTTGTTTTCTTTTTTGCTGCCATTAAATTCTAGAATAACCGGTTCGGGATAATCAATTCTTTGGTGGAAGATGCCAACTTTGGAATGCAATTTTTCTCGCAAAATCGGGTATTATACTTTTTTGATTTATTTTTGATTTAATAATTTTGAAGATGTGGGTTAGTTTGAGATTATTAAGTATCATCTCGATAATTGTTTTTTACTTTTGCTCTTTGCTCGGTCAAGGTGATTATATGCCCTAATCACGTTCTGGACAAGGGGATGCCTCACCACATCAATATCTGAGAAATGGACAAACTTGATCCCTTCTGTTTTTTTTAGGATTGTCTCCGCCTCTATAAGACCGGATATTTTATCATGTGGGAGATCTATCTGTGTTATATCACCTGTAATGACGGCGTTTGACCCGAATCCCAATCTCGTTAGGAACATTTTCATCTGTTCAGAGGTCGTATTCTGTGCTTCATCAAGGATAACAAACGAATCATTCAATGTTCTGCCTCGCATGAACGCAAGAGGAGCAACTTCAATGACACCTTTATGAATAAGAGCCGACGCCTTATCAAAATCAATCATGTCAAAAAGTGCATCATACAGTGGCCTGAGATACGGGTTAACCTTTTCTGCAAGATCACCCGGTAAAAAGCCAAGTTTTTCACCGGCCTCAACGGCAGGTCTTGCCAACACAATACGATTAACCTTCTTTTCAAGCAAAGCAGAAACAGCCATTGCCATAGCAAGGTATGTTTTGCCTGTCCCTGCTGGACCAATAGCAAAAACTATATCGTATTTTCTGATTAGATCAATATAAAGTTTCTGAACTATGCTCTTGGGGGTAATTAAACGTTTTTTGGAAGAAATAAAAACGGTATCGAGAAATATCTGCTCAAGGTTTATTGTGTTATTACTGGAGAGTATCCTGTGGGCGTAATCGATATCGGCGGGAAAAATTGGATATCCCTTCTCTAATAACGAATAGAGTTGAACAATAAGATTATGTACAAGATCTACTGAAATCTTTTCTCCGGTGATGGATAAGCTATTTCCATGTATAACTAACTTAACCGGCACCAATTTTTCAATTAGTTTTATATTCCTGTCGTGTTCTCCGAAAAGGCTTTTCAGGAG
The genomic region above belongs to Deltaproteobacteria bacterium and contains:
- the prfB gene encoding peptide chain release factor 2 (programmed frameshift), translating into MLAGLSETICDLKKRIDHLGECLDVIEKNNQIKDMEKTSQNENFWSEQGKARETLKNKNKLEIIVNNWKKLERNINDIEMLYNLACEENDETMLEEIEKDTDKLKSSVRDEEFKLMLGSEQDPMNTIMTIHAGAGGTEAQDWAEMLLRMYLRWAERKGFSTSIIDYQPGDEAGVKSVSITMEGGYAYGYAKAEIGIHRLVRISPFDAGARRHTSFASVFVYPEVDDEIVIEVDEKDLRIDTYRATGAGGQHVNKTDSAVRITHLPTGIVVQCQNERSQHKNKAIAMKFLKSRLYEMELQEQKKKIDEMNKDKKDIAWGSQIRSYILHPYKLVKDHRTNMEIGNVNRVLDGDIDDLIEAYLLT
- a CDS encoding LysM peptidoglycan-binding domain-containing protein; this translates as MSRESFFLLSIITMLFFFTQISFIGDAYGQTITGKETSRKAITAEKLAGTNNVQKTIDFTVIEDPSNQKQKEQSIKDTSSELKNASPSNGMLKEQKRAEKGRDVMEEALELLNESRAYWVKDDLENALDLLDQAYALILDTNGEPDIARQKDDMRLLISKQLLTIYSSKHTTTNGQRSEIPHIVNSDIEKEIRLFQTVEKDFFIQSYGRSGLYRPIILRELKKAGLPEELSWLPLVESGFKIHALSRARALGLWQFIPSTGYKYGLNRDEWIDERMDVEKSTRAAIDYLKELHGMFGDWLTVLAAYNCGEGRVLKVISRQHINYFDRFWDLYHQLPYETARYVPRFLATLQIIRDPKKYGIDLNEGFDKQGSYRYETVKTQKSMRLQDIAHYLGASDDILISLNSELRQKITPDKEYNLKVPPEMAEKFARVVNEIPKCEKPRQVFINYKAKRGETIVSIARKFKTSVSAIMTYNNISGRKKIKAGQRLVIPVQGSNYAKVKSTQRTDNVNIQTNGELSKYTVKKGDTLSSVARRFDTSVNEIKRLNNFKNRKTLKPGQVIMISSRNAEKQQSNSADKETPKKGSKKGKEVVTTTVSKKYTVQKGDNLDKIAKKNGVSLDKILEINKLAREDNIHPGQVIIVK
- the ybeY gene encoding rRNA maturation RNase YbeY, translating into MAAKKKTTSILIEDRQKTINVDLRHVRRVMNIILSYLQCEDKEISLLFVDDNEIREINSRYLNRDYPTNVISFSLAEGEFGNINPNILGDIVISVETAMKDADEAGIEFNDELEFLMIHGILHLLNYNHENTSKDKAQKMKEKEQELFTMLKGYQIE
- a CDS encoding PhoH family protein encodes the protein MKRSPDFIAVNKINFTDNNLLKSLFGEHDRNIKLIEKLVPVKLVIHGNSLSITGEKISVDLVHNLIVQLYSLLEKGYPIFPADIDYAHRILSSNNTINLEQIFLDTVFISSKKRLITPKSIVQKLYIDLIRKYDIVFAIGPAGTGKTYLAMAMAVSALLEKKVNRIVLARPAVEAGEKLGFLPGDLAEKVNPYLRPLYDALFDMIDFDKASALIHKGVIEVAPLAFMRGRTLNDSFVILDEAQNTTSEQMKMFLTRLGFGSNAVITGDITQIDLPHDKISGLIEAETILKKTEGIKFVHFSDIDVVRHPLVQNVIRAYNHLDRAKSKSKKQLSR